The DNA window GAAAAGAGGGCTGTATTCCCCGAAATCGGCATGATCTGGCCATCACACATGGCAAAACCTATAGGTGGGAAGTTAAATGGCACTATGATGATTTGTGCGACAAAGGAATCGTCTGCTGACATATAGGGATAAATTAAGTCTGTGAAGGGAAAACACCCTGAAGCGCGATAATAAAATTCAGGCAGAGGTATGGCATCCTGTTTTCAACGGGAAAGCCCTGTGTGACATTGTTTTCAGTCATGAAAGGGACCGAAGGGTCAACCTGCAGCTGATTAATAGGTATAGCCGACATTTTATCATCTGCCTGATTGCTGTACCGCGGGCTGCCATTGGCAGCAGGTGCGGCAAAGGCATTGGCAGGAGAAGGAGTGTCTGCAGTGGTGCCGGTTTGTATCTGCATATCGGCTGTTATGGCGTGTGAATGCGCCATAATCTGATTGGGCGTGAGCGTATTATAGGCACTGCCTGAGACTTCTCCCAGTGTATGGCCATTCCCCATATGCATGGCTATCCGGCCTTGCAGATTAGGTAAACCGAAAGTTGTTTGGCCATTACCACCATAAGTGGTGCCTAATAAAGAAAACAAAGCCTGATTCTGGTTAATGGGGAGTAGTTGTCCATTGCATAATGCATACCCTTTCGGGGCAAAATTAAATGCAACAATAGAAATCTCTGTTATAAAGGGAGTTGACATCTATTTATTAAAATCATTAGTGTATAAACGGGACAGTAGTAGGTAAACGC is part of the Chitinophaga flava genome and encodes:
- a CDS encoding phage tail protein; its protein translation is MSTPFITEISIVAFNFAPKGYALCNGQLLPINQNQALFSLLGTTYGGNGQTTFGLPNLQGRIAMHMGNGHTLGEVSGSAYNTLTPNQIMAHSHAITADMQIQTGTTADTPSPANAFAAPAANGSPRYSNQADDKMSAIPINQLQVDPSVPFMTENNVTQGFPVENRMPYLCLNFIIALQGVFPSQT